The following are from one region of the Gammaproteobacteria bacterium genome:
- the rpoE gene encoding RNA polymerase sigma factor RpoE, with protein MGEESTDQRLVQLVQRGDKKAFDILVLKYQHKIIKLISRYVRDSSEVFDVSQEAFLKAYRALPSFRGESAFYTWLYRIAINTAKNYLIAQGRRPPGADVEIEDAELYEGDTELKEIATPEHLLLRDEIEKTIFEAIEQLPEDLRTAITLRELEGLSYEEIAEAMACPVGTVRSRIFRAREVINSRLQPLLES; from the coding sequence ATGGGCGAAGAAAGCACCGATCAACGGCTGGTTCAGCTTGTACAGCGTGGCGACAAGAAGGCGTTCGATATTCTTGTGCTCAAATATCAGCATAAAATTATCAAGCTGATATCCCGCTATGTCCGTGATTCAAGTGAAGTATTTGATGTGTCCCAAGAGGCATTTCTGAAGGCATACCGGGCGCTGCCCAGCTTTCGCGGCGAAAGCGCTTTTTATACCTGGCTGTACCGGATAGCCATCAATACGGCAAAGAATTATTTGATCGCCCAAGGCCGAAGGCCACCCGGCGCCGATGTGGAGATTGAGGATGCCGAACTCTACGAGGGCGATACGGAGCTTAAAGAAATAGCGACGCCGGAGCATCTTCTGCTGCGGGATGAGATTGAAAAGACGATTTTTGAGGCGATAGAACAGTTGCCTGAAGATTTGCGCACGGCGATAACCTTGCGTGAGTTGGAAGGCCTGAGTTACGAAGAGATCGCCGAGGCGATGGCGTGCCCGGTGGGAACTGTGCGTTCCCGGATCTTCCGGGCCCGTGAAGTAATAAATAGCAGGCTCCAGCCGCTGCTCGAGTCGTAA